A genome region from Bombilactobacillus bombi includes the following:
- a CDS encoding hemolysin family protein, translating into MSDSQIFINLIWIIIIFILAFFFILAEFALVSTRTSQIEDALEQKEGNTKKLKRALYMVNNLNEYLSTTQVGTTVTSLILGWIGEDTLQAFFNNVLGMSLKSSTSMHAISSVIALLLLTYLQVVITEIVPKNIAIDFPMKILMLTVTPLHAFHTLAYPFVWLLNISATGIVKMLGMKPADSESEVFTQSEILRLSQASVSSGQLDKNDLLYMQRAFDLNDKVAKDIMIDRTRLYVVDITDTVDDVVKDYLQQGFSRFPVVADNDKDKILGYVYVYDLVRQKQVNGKLPISRLLRSIVTVPETMPIHSILHQMIAKQTPIVVVVDEYGGTSGIVTDKDIYEELFGTVKDEVDNVSEEYIVKNEDGSYAVSGKTTLYDFERYFKTDIDEFKETDIVTLAGYFIDKYPNLHLGSIIHLDKYTLEVTDFEHSYVNKFKVTVDKNAPKKKNQTLESVAD; encoded by the coding sequence TTGTCTGACTCTCAGATATTTATTAATTTAATTTGGATCATTATAATTTTTATTTTAGCGTTCTTCTTTATTTTGGCAGAATTTGCCTTAGTTTCTACTCGTACTAGTCAAATTGAAGATGCTTTAGAACAAAAAGAAGGCAATACTAAAAAATTAAAACGTGCTTTATATATGGTCAATAATCTTAATGAATATCTTTCTACTACCCAAGTGGGAACCACTGTAACTAGCTTAATTTTAGGTTGGATTGGTGAAGATACTTTACAAGCCTTTTTTAACAATGTCTTAGGAATGTCTTTAAAGTCTTCTACCTCCATGCATGCGATTAGTTCAGTTATTGCCTTATTGCTTTTAACTTATCTCCAAGTCGTAATTACAGAAATCGTTCCTAAAAATATTGCGATTGATTTTCCGATGAAAATCTTGATGTTAACAGTCACACCATTACATGCTTTTCATACTTTAGCCTATCCTTTTGTTTGGCTGCTTAATATTTCAGCTACTGGTATTGTCAAAATGTTAGGTATGAAACCAGCAGATTCTGAAAGTGAAGTCTTTACCCAATCAGAAATCTTACGTTTGTCGCAAGCTTCTGTATCTAGTGGACAATTAGACAAAAATGATTTGCTGTATATGCAAAGAGCCTTTGACTTGAACGATAAAGTTGCCAAAGATATTATGATTGATCGCACACGCCTATATGTGGTTGATATTACCGATACTGTTGATGACGTCGTCAAAGATTATTTACAACAAGGATTCTCGCGTTTTCCAGTAGTAGCGGATAATGATAAAGATAAAATTCTCGGTTATGTTTACGTCTATGACTTAGTTCGCCAAAAACAAGTCAATGGCAAGTTGCCCATTAGCCGTTTATTGCGTTCAATCGTTACTGTTCCTGAGACGATGCCAATTCACAGCATCTTGCACCAAATGATCGCTAAACAAACGCCCATTGTCGTCGTTGTTGATGAATACGGTGGTACTAGCGGTATTGTTACTGACAAAGATATTTATGAAGAATTGTTTGGCACCGTTAAAGATGAAGTTGATAATGTTTCAGAAGAGTATATCGTGAAAAACGAAGATGGTTCATACGCAGTTAGTGGTAAAACTACTTTATACGATTTTGAGCGCTATTTTAAAACTGATATTGATGAATTCAAAGAAACTGATATTGTCACCTTAGCAGGATATTTTATTGATAAATATCCCAATCTGCATCTTGGAAGTATTATCCATCTCGACAAATATACTTTAGAAGTAACTGATTTTGAACATTCTTATGTTAATAAATTTAAAGTGACAGTGGACAAAAATGCACCTAAGAAAAAAAATCAGACACTTGAATCAGTCGCTGATTAA
- the fba gene encoding class II fructose-1,6-bisphosphate aldolase, with translation MALVNGNEIFNKAREGKYAVGAFNTNNLEWTRAILGAAQETNTPILIQTSMGAAKYMGGYELCLHLVQDTIKSMGITVPVVMHLDHGNYEAAKECIEVGYNSVMFDGHDLPFDENLEKTKEIVKLAHAKGISVEAEVGSIGGTEDGITGAGELASVDEAKTLAATGVDYLACGIGNIHGVYPENWQGLNFDRLEEIAAEVKTPLVLHGGSGIPKEQIVKAISLGISKVNVNTECQLAFAKATREYIEAGHDEDVDAKGYDPRKLMAPGTEAIKETVKSRIGWFGTPSL, from the coding sequence ATGGCGTTAGTAAACGGCAATGAAATTTTCAATAAAGCACGTGAAGGTAAGTATGCTGTTGGTGCATTCAACACTAATAACTTGGAATGGACTCGGGCAATCTTGGGTGCAGCTCAAGAAACCAACACTCCAATTCTAATCCAAACTTCAATGGGTGCTGCTAAATACATGGGCGGCTACGAATTATGTTTACACTTAGTGCAAGACACAATTAAGTCCATGGGTATTACTGTTCCAGTTGTTATGCACTTGGATCATGGTAACTATGAAGCTGCTAAAGAATGTATCGAAGTTGGTTATAACTCTGTAATGTTTGATGGTCATGATTTACCATTTGATGAAAACTTAGAAAAGACTAAAGAAATTGTTAAATTAGCTCATGCTAAAGGTATTTCTGTAGAAGCTGAAGTTGGTTCAATTGGTGGTACTGAAGATGGTATTACTGGTGCTGGTGAATTAGCTAGTGTTGACGAAGCTAAGACTTTGGCAGCAACTGGTGTTGATTACTTGGCTTGTGGTATTGGAAACATTCACGGCGTTTACCCAGAAAATTGGCAAGGCTTGAACTTTGATCGTTTGGAAGAAATTGCTGCCGAAGTTAAAACTCCATTAGTATTACATGGTGGTTCTGGTATTCCTAAGGAACAAATTGTTAAAGCTATTTCATTAGGTATCTCCAAGGTTAACGTTAATACTGAATGTCAATTAGCTTTTGCTAAAGCAACTCGTGAATATATTGAAGCTGGTCATGACGAAGATGTTGATGCTAAAGGATATGACCCACGTAAATTGATGGCTCCTGGTACAGAAGCTATTAAAGAAACTGTCAAATCACGTATTGGCTGGTTTGGTACACCATCTCTATAA
- a CDS encoding glucosaminidase domain-containing protein has translation MKKNNLLWSAVLTSATILATLPIQNVKAETEQQSANQTTNQSIDSNLHNKTDDSATYSTIASNNQPSPATLTASQTNATPITPTDNATLFSTNSSISQVEFLKRIKAGSINSWQQYQILPSITAAQAILESGWGNSQLAQKYNNLFGIKGSNNGQAIVLPTGEEVNGTNITIDSQFRVYASWDESMADHGIFLNNNSRYHNLLGIQDYRQVAQLLQQDGYATASNYAQALIRIIESNNLQAWDQEVLGNNTSVPTPVPHIEAQANNIESGTYTFKNATNIYTSASAHGKVVGQYQAGQKVVYNGKVQAEGTTWLRYTSYSGTVCYVPMTTPVVNPVQTTKSSSKTKPHDTTASNTESGIYTFKNATNIYTNASTQGKVVGQYQAGQKVVYNGKVQEKGTTWLRYTSYSGTVCYVPMSDNSSNAVSSKPKTSVSLPTNNITNETGTYTFKTPTNIYSDTNVNGKVIGQYQVGQQVVYNGKITANNATWLRYISYSGSICYVPLNNTKQDSPAKISTPKATAPTAAYGTYTFTTTTNIRTSPSLKGKIVGYYSAGQQVFYNGKVVGDGYTWLYYQTKSGATCYVAVIK, from the coding sequence ATGAAAAAAAACAATTTACTGTGGTCAGCCGTTCTTACTTCTGCAACCATTTTGGCCACTTTGCCAATTCAAAACGTTAAAGCAGAAACTGAGCAACAAAGTGCCAACCAAACTACGAATCAATCAATTGACTCTAACTTACATAATAAAACAGACGATTCTGCAACTTATAGTACAATTGCTAGCAATAACCAACCATCTCCAGCAACTTTGACTGCCAGTCAAACTAATGCCACACCGATAACACCAACGGACAATGCTACTTTATTTTCAACTAATAGTAGTATTTCTCAAGTTGAATTTTTAAAGCGAATCAAAGCGGGCTCAATTAATAGCTGGCAACAATATCAGATTTTACCCTCAATCACAGCAGCACAAGCCATTTTAGAATCAGGATGGGGCAATTCCCAATTAGCACAAAAATATAATAATCTCTTTGGTATCAAAGGTTCCAATAATGGCCAAGCAATTGTTTTACCTACCGGCGAAGAAGTTAATGGTACTAATATCACTATTGATTCTCAATTCCGTGTATATGCTAGCTGGGATGAAAGTATGGCTGATCACGGAATCTTTTTAAATAATAATTCTCGCTATCATAATTTGTTAGGTATTCAAGATTATCGCCAAGTAGCTCAACTATTACAACAAGATGGTTATGCTACTGCTTCAAACTATGCGCAAGCGCTAATTAGAATTATTGAAAGTAATAATTTACAAGCTTGGGATCAAGAAGTTTTAGGCAATAACACTAGTGTTCCTACTCCAGTTCCTCATATTGAGGCCCAAGCAAACAACATTGAAAGTGGTACTTATACTTTTAAAAATGCTACTAACATCTACACCAGTGCTAGCGCTCATGGCAAAGTTGTGGGACAGTACCAAGCGGGTCAAAAGGTTGTTTATAATGGTAAAGTCCAAGCAGAAGGAACTACTTGGCTACGTTATACTTCGTATTCTGGGACTGTGTGTTATGTACCTATGACTACTCCTGTTGTTAATCCAGTTCAAACTACTAAGTCTAGCTCAAAGACCAAACCTCATGATACCACAGCAAGCAACACCGAAAGTGGCATTTATACTTTTAAAAATGCCACCAATATCTACACCAATGCTAGCACTCAAGGTAAAGTTGTAGGACAATACCAAGCTGGTCAAAAAGTTGTTTATAATGGTAAAGTCCAAGAAAAAGGGACTACTTGGCTACGTTATACTTCGTATTCTGGGACTGTATGTTATGTTCCAATGTCTGATAATTCTTCTAATGCTGTATCATCCAAACCCAAAACTTCAGTATCATTACCAACAAATAATATTACCAATGAGACCGGCACTTACACTTTTAAAACGCCAACTAATATTTATAGTGACACTAATGTGAATGGTAAAGTTATTGGCCAATATCAAGTAGGTCAACAAGTAGTATATAATGGCAAAATCACTGCTAACAATGCTACTTGGCTACGTTATATTTCTTACTCAGGCAGTATCTGTTATGTGCCTCTCAATAATACTAAACAAGATTCACCTGCCAAGATTTCCACTCCTAAGGCAACTGCGCCAACAGCTGCTTATGGTACTTATACTTTTACGACAACTACTAATATCCGAACCAGCCCTAGTTTAAAAGGAAAAATCGTTGGCTATTATAGCGCTGGTCAACAAGTATTTTATAATGGCAAAGTTGTAGGTGATGGTTATACTTGGCTTTACTACCAAACCAAATCTGGAGCAACTTGCTATGTTGCAGTTATTAAATAA
- a CDS encoding phosphoketolase: MTDYNSPEYFSLMHKYFNAANYISVGQLYLKDNPLLKRPLKASDVKVHPIGHWGTIAGQNFIYSHLNRVINKYNLNMFYIEGPGHGGQVMVSNSYLDGSYSEIYPEITQDESGLQKLFKQFSFPGGVASHAAPETPGSIHEGGELGYSLSHGVGAILDNPDVISAVVVGDGEAETGPLATSWFSNVFINPVNDGAVLPILNLNGFKISNPTILSRKTDEELTKYFEGMGWEPIFVEGDDPVKLNPVMAQAMDQAIEKIKDIQTKARQNTAAEATRPVWPMLIFRAPKGWTGPKEWDGEPIENSFRAHQIPIPVDQNDMEHADALTAWLKSYHPEDLFDDNGTLKSEIQALTPKGNQRMAKNPITNGGIDPKPLELPDYRDYQLKLDHPGSQDAQDMIEFGKYLRDLIKKNPTTFRMFGPDETMSNRLNHIFEVTDRQWMEPVKKPNDQFEAPAGRVLDAQLSEHQSEGWLEGYTLTGRHGIFTSYEAFLRVIDSMLTQHFKWLRKADEQSWRNKYPALNVISTSTSFQQDHNGYTHQDPGILTHLAEKKSKYIREYLPADTNTLLALADRILNDEEVINLIIASKQPRPQFYSMAEAEELVDNGLKVIDWASNDHGQKPDIVFAAAGTEPNMETLAAIDILHQNFPEMKIRFINVVDLLKLQAPKHNERGLSDAEFDGFFTKDTPIIFAFHGYEDLLRDIFFDRHNHNMYPHGYRENGDITTPFDMRVLNSMDRFHLAQHASELVYGDKASDFSQQMDQKIQEHHDYIRETGEDLPEVQSWKFKGFND, from the coding sequence ATGACAGATTACAATAGCCCTGAATATTTTAGTCTCATGCATAAATATTTTAATGCGGCTAATTATATTTCCGTAGGTCAATTATATTTAAAAGATAATCCATTGTTGAAACGGCCCTTAAAAGCCAGTGACGTTAAAGTTCATCCAATTGGTCATTGGGGTACAATTGCGGGTCAAAACTTTATTTATAGTCATTTAAACCGTGTTATTAATAAGTACAATTTAAATATGTTTTATATCGAAGGACCAGGTCATGGTGGTCAAGTAATGGTTTCTAACTCCTATCTTGATGGAAGTTATAGTGAAATCTATCCTGAAATTACGCAAGATGAATCTGGTTTACAAAAACTCTTTAAGCAATTCTCTTTCCCAGGTGGTGTTGCTTCACATGCTGCTCCTGAGACACCTGGTTCAATTCATGAAGGTGGAGAATTAGGATATTCCCTTTCTCATGGTGTGGGTGCTATTTTGGATAATCCAGATGTGATTAGTGCTGTTGTTGTGGGTGATGGAGAAGCTGAAACTGGACCTTTAGCAACTTCTTGGTTCTCCAATGTCTTTATTAATCCCGTTAATGATGGTGCTGTATTACCAATTTTGAATTTGAATGGATTTAAAATTTCTAATCCAACTATTTTGTCTCGTAAAACAGATGAAGAATTGACTAAGTATTTTGAAGGTATGGGTTGGGAGCCAATTTTTGTTGAAGGCGACGATCCAGTCAAATTAAATCCTGTGATGGCTCAGGCTATGGATCAGGCTATTGAAAAAATCAAAGATATTCAAACTAAGGCTCGCCAAAATACTGCCGCTGAGGCTACACGTCCAGTTTGGCCGATGTTGATTTTCCGCGCTCCTAAAGGTTGGACTGGTCCTAAGGAATGGGATGGCGAACCGATTGAAAATTCCTTTAGAGCTCATCAAATTCCAATTCCAGTTGACCAAAATGATATGGAACACGCCGATGCTTTAACTGCTTGGCTAAAATCTTATCATCCAGAAGACTTATTTGATGACAATGGAACTTTGAAATCAGAAATTCAAGCATTGACGCCTAAAGGTAATCAACGAATGGCTAAGAATCCAATTACCAATGGTGGTATTGATCCAAAACCATTAGAATTACCAGACTATCGTGATTATCAATTGAAATTAGATCATCCGGGCAGTCAAGATGCACAAGATATGATTGAATTTGGTAAATATTTACGCGATTTGATTAAAAAGAACCCAACTACTTTCAGAATGTTTGGTCCTGATGAAACAATGTCTAATCGTTTGAATCATATTTTTGAGGTAACCGATCGGCAATGGATGGAGCCAGTTAAAAAGCCTAATGATCAATTTGAAGCTCCAGCTGGTCGAGTATTAGATGCACAATTGTCAGAACATCAATCTGAAGGCTGGTTAGAAGGGTATACATTGACTGGTCGTCATGGTATTTTTACTAGTTATGAAGCTTTCTTACGGGTCATTGATTCAATGTTGACACAGCACTTTAAATGGTTACGTAAAGCAGATGAACAATCTTGGCGTAATAAATATCCAGCCTTGAATGTTATTTCAACTTCAACATCTTTCCAACAAGATCACAATGGTTATACACACCAAGATCCAGGTATTTTAACTCATTTAGCAGAAAAGAAATCCAAGTATATTCGCGAGTATTTACCAGCTGATACTAACACTTTGTTAGCTTTAGCTGATCGGATTTTAAATGATGAAGAAGTTATTAATCTGATTATTGCATCCAAACAGCCGCGGCCACAATTTTATTCTATGGCTGAAGCTGAAGAGTTAGTAGACAATGGTTTGAAAGTAATTGACTGGGCAAGTAATGATCATGGTCAAAAGCCTGATATTGTCTTTGCTGCAGCTGGTACTGAGCCAAATATGGAAACTTTAGCTGCAATTGATATCTTGCACCAAAACTTCCCTGAAATGAAGATTAGATTTATTAACGTTGTAGATTTACTAAAATTACAAGCACCTAAGCATAATGAACGTGGTCTTAGTGATGCTGAATTTGATGGTTTCTTCACTAAAGATACTCCAATTATCTTTGCTTTCCATGGTTATGAAGATTTGTTGCGTGATATCTTCTTTGACCGTCATAATCATAATATGTATCCACATGGTTATCGTGAAAATGGTGATATTACGACTCCATTTGATATGCGAGTATTGAATTCTATGGACCGCTTCCATTTAGCACAACACGCTAGTGAGTTGGTTTATGGCGATAAAGCCAGTGATTTTAGTCAACAAATGGATCAAAAGATTCAAGAACATCATGATTATATTCGTGAAACTGGTGAAGATTTGCCAGAAGTTCAATCATGGAAATTCAAGGGATTTAATGATTAA
- the ulaG gene encoding L-ascorbate 6-phosphate lactonase, translating to MADKNINNVTRESWIMDTFPEWGTWLNEEIANTKVKPNTFSMWWLGCTGIWLKTAEDTNILVDMWCGTGKRSHGTGKMRKGHQMQRMSGVQNLQPNLRNKPFVIDPFAIKDVDALFVSHIHSDHLDVNTAAAVNSNCPQAKFYGPEQVCQIWQSWGVPAEKTVVVKPGDEVTIGKTKVKVLEGFDRTALVTEDDPNVQLKGKMPQDMNKIAVNYLFETTGGNLYHAADSHYSNMLAKHGNENKIDVALGAYGENPRGITDKVTSVDILRMAESLNTKVIIPVHYDIWTNFMADPKEITMLWNFKKDRLQYKFKPFIWQVGGQFTYPNDKDRLEFNFDRGFHDVFSIDNDTPFPSFL from the coding sequence ATGGCTGATAAAAATATTAATAACGTAACTCGTGAAAGTTGGATAATGGATACTTTTCCTGAATGGGGTACATGGCTCAACGAAGAAATTGCAAATACTAAGGTTAAACCTAATACTTTTTCAATGTGGTGGTTAGGCTGTACAGGTATTTGGTTAAAAACAGCTGAAGATACTAATATTTTAGTTGATATGTGGTGTGGTACAGGTAAGCGCTCACACGGTACTGGCAAAATGAGAAAAGGTCATCAGATGCAAAGAATGAGTGGAGTGCAAAATCTTCAACCTAATTTGCGCAATAAACCATTTGTTATTGATCCATTTGCGATTAAAGATGTTGATGCTTTGTTTGTAAGTCATATTCATTCTGATCATTTAGACGTTAATACAGCTGCTGCTGTAAATAGTAACTGTCCACAAGCTAAATTTTATGGACCAGAACAAGTTTGCCAAATCTGGCAAAGTTGGGGCGTACCTGCCGAAAAAACTGTAGTAGTAAAACCTGGTGATGAAGTAACAATCGGTAAAACCAAAGTCAAAGTTTTAGAAGGATTTGATCGGACTGCCTTAGTTACTGAAGATGATCCTAACGTTCAACTCAAAGGTAAAATGCCTCAAGATATGAATAAAATTGCTGTCAATTACTTATTTGAAACAACAGGTGGCAACCTTTATCATGCTGCTGATTCGCATTATTCTAATATGCTAGCTAAGCATGGTAATGAAAATAAAATTGATGTTGCTTTAGGGGCATATGGTGAAAATCCTCGTGGTATCACTGATAAAGTTACATCAGTAGATATTTTACGGATGGCAGAATCTTTAAATACTAAAGTTATCATTCCTGTACATTATGATATTTGGACAAACTTTATGGCAGATCCAAAAGAAATTACAATGTTATGGAACTTTAAGAAAGATCGTTTGCAATACAAATTTAAACCATTTATTTGGCAAGTTGGTGGCCAATTTACTTATCCAAATGATAAGGACCGTTTGGAATTTAATTTTGATCGTGGTTTTCACGATGTATTCTCCATTGACAACGATACACCATTCCCATCATTCCTATAA
- a CDS encoding alpha/beta hydrolase gives MKKFFKRLLIFLVIVLILADFGGAYYLFNFAFSKTGFSAKNNNRPLTNSEVWAKNQQQTTWNQTSSQDGLHLKARYYPAASPTNKTMVMIHGFGDNSITLGPYIRLFHQAGYNVLAPDNRAHGRSEGKYIGFGWLDRQDVQDWMHQLIQRQGPHTQIGLFGVSMGASTVMYYLGMKVPHQVKVAIADCGYASINGELTYELKTMFNLPSVPLIPTANLYAKTLAHYSLYDGDTAKTLKHNRVPLFIIHGANDHFVPTKNGRLNYQNDAGPKKLWLVKGAKHAQSYQKQPHQYQQKVLTWTAKYIN, from the coding sequence ATGAAAAAATTTTTTAAACGTCTACTAATCTTTTTAGTAATTGTTCTTATTTTAGCAGATTTCGGCGGTGCATATTACCTATTTAACTTTGCGTTTTCTAAAACTGGCTTTAGTGCTAAAAATAATAATAGACCTTTGACTAACTCTGAAGTTTGGGCAAAAAATCAACAGCAAACTACTTGGAACCAGACTAGTTCACAAGATGGCTTGCATTTAAAAGCTCGTTATTATCCAGCAGCTTCACCGACTAACAAGACCATGGTGATGATTCATGGCTTCGGTGATAATAGTATAACTTTGGGACCTTATATCCGTTTATTTCATCAAGCGGGTTATAATGTATTAGCTCCAGATAATCGTGCTCATGGTCGAAGCGAAGGTAAATATATTGGCTTTGGCTGGCTAGATCGACAAGATGTTCAAGATTGGATGCACCAACTAATTCAACGTCAAGGGCCCCACACCCAGATTGGTTTATTTGGTGTGAGCATGGGGGCTTCAACTGTTATGTATTATTTGGGGATGAAAGTTCCTCACCAAGTAAAAGTTGCTATCGCTGATTGTGGTTATGCTTCAATTAATGGGGAATTGACTTATGAATTAAAAACGATGTTTAATTTGCCAAGTGTACCGCTGATTCCGACGGCTAATCTATATGCTAAAACTTTAGCCCATTATAGTCTTTATGATGGTGACACCGCTAAAACTTTGAAACATAACCGAGTGCCATTATTTATCATTCATGGTGCTAATGATCATTTTGTACCGACCAAAAATGGCCGTTTGAATTATCAAAATGATGCTGGTCCCAAAAAATTATGGCTAGTTAAAGGTGCTAAACATGCACAATCCTATCAAAAGCAGCCACATCAATATCAACAAAAGGTATTAACTTGGACAGCTAAATATATAAATTAA
- a CDS encoding GntR family transcriptional regulator — protein sequence MKKPLYVSLASTIKNNISKHQYQTMKLPDERTLAEEFAVSRSSIKRAIQLLADQGIIFKKQGSGNFINPLFLKNKTALDYTGDNVGLTTSIVTNGKQQQIEVLNLDVVKPDAAIKENLFLTADDFVYSFKRLRKLDEVPILIEQSYIPVKVFPQLSKKLLEHSLFNYLEDQENTIINRAYLDVTTEPSSVEDQDLLHLKTTEPVGIMAGIFFVDDGTPFEYSSMRLHYRYLNFSTFVNLGK from the coding sequence ATGAAAAAGCCATTATATGTATCTTTAGCAAGTACTATTAAAAATAATATATCTAAACATCAATATCAAACGATGAAACTACCTGATGAACGCACTTTAGCTGAAGAATTTGCGGTCAGTCGCAGCTCAATTAAGCGAGCTATTCAATTATTAGCTGATCAAGGAATTATTTTTAAAAAACAGGGCTCAGGTAATTTTATTAATCCTTTATTTTTGAAAAATAAAACTGCTTTAGACTACACTGGCGATAATGTTGGCTTAACAACTTCAATTGTAACTAATGGCAAGCAGCAACAGATTGAAGTTTTGAACTTGGATGTTGTTAAGCCGGATGCTGCAATTAAAGAAAATCTCTTTTTAACAGCTGATGATTTTGTTTATAGTTTTAAAAGATTACGCAAATTAGATGAAGTACCTATTTTGATTGAGCAAAGCTATATTCCGGTTAAAGTATTTCCTCAATTATCTAAAAAATTGTTAGAACATTCTTTGTTCAATTACTTAGAAGATCAAGAAAACACAATCATTAATCGCGCCTATTTAGATGTCACTACAGAACCGTCGTCAGTGGAAGATCAAGATCTGTTACATTTAAAAACTACTGAGCCTGTAGGAATTATGGCAGGGATATTTTTTGTGGATGATGGCACGCCGTTTGAGTATTCGAGCATGCGATTACATTATCGTTATTTAAATTTTTCGACTTTTGTTAACTTAGGTAAATAA
- a CDS encoding PTS sugar transporter subunit IIA — MLLEDMIERDLVDVKTSSPKDWKEALKQASDKLIEHGYIKPGYTDEIINNVVTNGPYIVIVPGVAMPHAMAESENVLGTAIGFTKFPQPVVFDENNPDSHAQLFFTLAARDPKIHLKNISDLSEVLMADGFIEKLLNIQNVEDFKKIVKEYQE; from the coding sequence ATGTTATTAGAAGATATGATCGAAAGAGATTTAGTGGATGTTAAAACCTCATCCCCAAAAGATTGGAAAGAGGCTTTAAAACAAGCTAGCGATAAGTTAATTGAGCATGGGTATATTAAGCCGGGATACACTGATGAGATAATAAACAATGTAGTTACTAATGGGCCATATATTGTAATTGTTCCAGGAGTTGCAATGCCCCATGCAATGGCCGAAAGCGAAAATGTGCTGGGAACAGCGATTGGATTTACCAAATTTCCTCAACCAGTAGTTTTTGATGAAAATAATCCAGATTCACATGCACAACTGTTTTTTACTTTGGCTGCACGTGATCCCAAAATACATTTAAAAAATATCAGTGATTTGTCAGAAGTATTGATGGCTGACGGTTTTATAGAAAAGTTATTGAATATCCAAAATGTTGAAGATTTTAAAAAAATAGTCAAAGAATACCAAGAATAA
- a CDS encoding DUF6506 family protein, whose amino-acid sequence MKLEAGFIFLADGADFIHDYKTVHTDTVNLTAIGAKNYDDAVKAAKFLVSQGIKAIELCGGFGILRTAKIKEAVPNEIAIGVVRFDNHPGLDFQSGDQLF is encoded by the coding sequence ATGAAATTAGAAGCTGGTTTTATTTTTTTGGCTGACGGTGCTGATTTTATTCATGACTACAAAACAGTTCATACAGATACTGTTAATTTAACGGCTATTGGTGCTAAAAATTATGACGATGCTGTCAAAGCAGCTAAATTTTTAGTTTCTCAAGGAATTAAGGCCATTGAACTTTGTGGAGGATTTGGTATTTTGAGAACTGCCAAAATCAAAGAAGCTGTTCCAAATGAGATTGCAATCGGTGTCGTTCGCTTTGATAATCATCCCGGATTAGATTTCCAAAGTGGAGATCAATTATTTTAA